The following are from one region of the Primulina eburnea isolate SZY01 chromosome 17, ASM2296580v1, whole genome shotgun sequence genome:
- the LOC140817851 gene encoding uncharacterized protein gives MPPKRKVTEGDDRTPTTDRTTNVVDEFSKLIQEQAKVHGEQIQQLLSLHTSTQGHGQGRGQIRVESTEGSSYELFRRMNPPEFVGGADPLVALEWVKSLEAIFDYLKFTDRDRVSCSVFMLVKAARIWWEATRVTVNVRELKWEEFKELFYAKYFSREVKAKKVKEFLELRQDSLSVAEYTLKFEEGCVFVPFIAENDKDKGEHFLRGLKPEIRRDVHMAKVITYQDIVERALLAEHDEQEIEKERQLRRQAFQARGQGASTSARGGHKGKAKMEQRNKPFAPSSEMERPLCPKCGKPHKGECLVGSGRCYRCKEMGHTAQKCPLSSDKGKVQGRIFTMTKEGANPDSSVISGDKKD, from the exons ATGCCTCCTAAACGAAAGGTTACTGAAGGGGATGATAGGACCCCTACCACTGATAGGACTACCAACGTTGTAGATGAATTCAGTAAATTAATACAAGAACAGGCGAAAGTTCATGGTGAACAAATTCAACAGTTGTTGAGCCTGCATACCTCAACCCAAGGTCATGGTCAAGGAAGAGGACAGATTAGAGTGGAAAGCACCGAAGGTAGTTCCTATGAATTGTTCAGGCGTATGAACCCTCCCGAATTTGTCGGTGGTGCCGATCCACTCGTAGCTCTGGAATGGGTTAAATCTTTGGAGGCTATATTTGACTATCTGAAGTTCACTGATCGAGATAGAGTGAGCTGTTCTGTGTTTATGCTAGTGAAAGCTGCTCGCATCTGGTGGGAAGCTACGAGAGTGACTGTCAATGTTCGCGAGTTAAAATGGGAAGAGTTCAAAGAGTTATTTTATGCCAAGTACTTTTCAAGAGAAGTTAAAGCAAAGAAGGTCAAAGAATTTCTTGAGTTGAGGCAAGACTCCTTGTCTGTTGCTGAATATACCTTGAAATTTGAAGAAGGATGCGTGTTTGTTCCATTTATTGCTGAAAATGATAAAGACAAAGGAGAACACTTCCTTCGTGGTTTGAAACCAGAAATTCGAAGGGATGTTCATATGGCCAAGGTGATCACTTATCAAGACATTGTTGAAAGAGCCTTACTTGCCGAGCACGATGAACAAGAAATTGAAAAGGAGCGGCAATTACGAAGGCAAGCTTTCCAAGCGAGAGGGCAAGGGGCAAGTACTAGTGCTCGAGGTGGTCACAAAGGAAAAGCCAAAATGGAACAACGCAATAAACCTTTTGCGCCTTCTTCAGAGATGGAGCGACCATTatgtcctaaatgtggcaagCCACATAAAGGGGAATGTCTAGTGGGAAGTGGCCGATGTTATAGATGTAAAGAAATGGGGCATACAGCACAGAAATGTCCTCTATCCTCTGATAAAGGAAAAGTTCAAGGAAGAATCTTTACGATGACAAAAGAAGGAGCCAATCCTGATTCTTCAGTCATATCAG gtgataaaaaGGACTGA